The following DNA comes from Sediminitomix flava.
TCTTCCTACTAGCAAATGTTCATCCTCAACCCTTAAATCAAAAGTCCCAATCTCAACCCCTTCAATTTGCTTGTATAAGTTAATTTTATAGTCATGTGTCGGTGAACTATGTTCTAGTCTTTCTTTATCCCAAATTTCTATCCCCAAATCACGACTAATAATGTCTAAAGATTCAGACATAAATATCTGCTCAAACTCAAAAATTTCCATGATATAAAGTGAGATGTATAACTCAAATAATTGTAAAAAATCTGTAGGTATTATTCTAAAAAAGTAGAAATTCTAAAATACAATCCATTTCAAATTTATATGAACTCCCATCATCTATATTAACATTTTATAAGATATAGCAATAAAGAAAGCCAATACTATTAGTATTGACTTTCAGTTATATCTTCATGATTGATCGTCAAATAAATCAAGTTTAAAACTCGAACCAACGACCAGTCTATTTTCAGAAGAAAAAATTTTCAATGAAAAAATCCTCTATCTCGCATTTATTACTATATATTATGATCTATACTTTTCTTTAATATTTTTACCCTAACCTATCTATCTTCCATTAAAGGATAATATATTTTGTAGTGTTTTATAATTCAATATCAAAATAAGCTTAGGTTCTGATTGATAGCAGATTATTTCTTAATGTATAGTTTGTTATATGATTTAATAACTTATACAAGTTCATATTAGGTCTAAAAGGAATTCCAAACTCTCTATGATAAAAGAGTGGTAATGCCTATATAAATTACTAACGTTTTAGTATTTAATAATTCAAAGGTAGGATATAAAAAAATGAAGGTATTGCACAAAAACAAAATGTAGTTGCACAAAAACAAATCTGATTAAAATCCATACTATCCTCCAATACGAACCATGCTACGGTTATTTTCTCTATCAGCTTTAGCGTTGAAGTCTTTTCCGCCTCTTTCTTTTCTCTTCTTCATGACTCCTTTTCTGACTATCGGTTGGATACTTGTTCCGTTTCTGAATGCTGAAAGAAGATCGAGTTCTGAATCTGAGAAAAGACAATTTTTCATTTTTCCATCTGCAGTTAATCTCAGACGATTACAATCACCACAGAAAGGTTGGGAAACAGTACTAATCAGACCTACTATTGCTGATGTTCCTTCTATTTTAAAATTTGTGGAAGTTTCGTGAGCTTGATGAGCTAGCGTTTGAAGTTTATTTCCTAAATGATTTTCTAGGATGCTCACAACTTCTTGGTGGGATACTCTTTTATTGATAGACCATTCATTTCCTTGGAATGGCATAAATTCAATAAAACGGACATCCAAATTGTGTTGTATGGCAAAATCTGCAAAATCCGTTATTTCATGATCATTTTCTCCTCGCATCAAAACCACATTTACTTTGGTTTTGATTGGAGTTGTTTTCAACCATTCAATGGCTTCCATCACTTTCTCAAAGTCATTTCGCCTTGTGATATGATGAAAACCTTTAGGGTTTAAAGAATCTAGACTGACATTAATACTTTCTATTCCAGATTTAAGTAATGCTTCTTGATGTTTGGAAACTAAAACGCCATTTGTTGTCATGTGCAATGAGACTGGCATTTTAGCCAAACGTAAAAGTATATCATCTATATCTTTTCTGGCTAATGGTTCCCCTCCCGTAATACGGATTTTACGAACTCCCATCTTTACAAAGTCGTGACAAATTGCCTCTATTTCATCCGTCTGCATCAATTCTTCAGAAGGTGAAAACTCAACATTTTCGGGCATACAATAAAAGCATCTGAGATTGCAACGGTCAGTAACCGATAGCCTCAGATAATCATGTTTTCTGCCAAAAGTGTCTTCTAAAGATTTTGTAAAGATGGAGCTATTCACCATTATAAATTTTCGTCGTCTAGTAGTTAGTTTATGTTAGGAGATTTTGTCGTGTTGAGCTCCTTTAAAAATTCTGAATACATGAAGTGCTGCAGGAAAAACGGCATCCATTGACTCTTTAGCACCATTTGTAGAACCTGGTAAAGCCATTACTAAAGTGTCACCGATCGTTCCCACAAGGCTTCTTGAAAGCATGGCATACGGCATCCGTTCTTGTCCATAACTTCTGATTGCCTCTTCCATTCCAGGAATTCGTCTTTCCAACA
Coding sequences within:
- the moaA gene encoding GTP 3',8-cyclase MoaA; the encoded protein is MVNSSIFTKSLEDTFGRKHDYLRLSVTDRCNLRCFYCMPENVEFSPSEELMQTDEIEAICHDFVKMGVRKIRITGGEPLARKDIDDILLRLAKMPVSLHMTTNGVLVSKHQEALLKSGIESINVSLDSLNPKGFHHITRRNDFEKVMEAIEWLKTTPIKTKVNVVLMRGENDHEITDFADFAIQHNLDVRFIEFMPFQGNEWSINKRVSHQEVVSILENHLGNKLQTLAHQAHETSTNFKIEGTSAIVGLISTVSQPFCGDCNRLRLTADGKMKNCLFSDSELDLLSAFRNGTSIQPIVRKGVMKKRKERGGKDFNAKADRENNRSMVRIGG